One window of Leifsonia sp. AK011 genomic DNA carries:
- a CDS encoding molybdopterin-dependent oxidoreductase: protein MLLIAERTQRVLHELRHALIAPSRRPRTTVVVGRVLGIAFLLCFATGLYSHFLQEPLPGMAFLTRPVWIYQLTQGIHVTAGIACIPLLLAKLYTVFPRLFTYPPVTSLANLLERASIALLVSASLVQVTIGLLNTYQLYRFFPFSFRTTHWVLSFVIIGSLLVHLAVKLPVIAAHWRASDATPAPDPDAVRDVPDELRRVTGRRMDGGLTGRLFAWIDREEPIAEPDARAAVSRRGFLATVTLATATVVAFTAGQSTRALAGLNLFAPRAMGVGPQGLPVNRTARAADVVEAATSADWALTVVHGERSAVFSLADLRALPLTEARLPIACVEGWSQDATWRGPRVRDLLDAVDAPHDASVRVVSLQTNSRYGHSTLSPEFARDELTLVALDLEGEPLHLDHGFPARLIAPARPGVLQTKWLSVLEVIV from the coding sequence ATGCTCCTGATCGCTGAGCGCACGCAGCGTGTGCTCCATGAGCTGCGTCACGCGCTCATCGCGCCGTCGCGTCGGCCCCGCACGACCGTCGTTGTGGGCCGCGTGCTCGGTATCGCCTTCCTGCTGTGCTTCGCAACCGGCCTCTACAGTCACTTCCTCCAGGAGCCGCTGCCGGGCATGGCATTCCTTACGAGGCCCGTCTGGATCTACCAGCTGACGCAGGGCATCCACGTGACGGCGGGAATCGCCTGCATACCCCTGCTGCTCGCCAAGCTCTACACGGTATTCCCGAGGCTGTTCACCTACCCGCCAGTGACGTCGTTGGCGAACCTCCTCGAGCGCGCCTCGATCGCGCTGCTCGTCTCGGCTTCGCTCGTGCAGGTCACCATCGGCCTGCTCAACACCTACCAGCTGTACCGGTTCTTCCCGTTCTCGTTCCGTACAACGCACTGGGTGCTCTCGTTCGTCATCATCGGGTCGCTCCTCGTGCACCTCGCGGTCAAGCTTCCCGTGATCGCGGCCCACTGGCGCGCGTCGGATGCCACGCCAGCACCCGATCCGGACGCGGTGCGCGACGTCCCTGACGAGCTTCGCCGTGTCACGGGTCGACGAATGGACGGGGGCCTGACCGGTCGGCTCTTCGCGTGGATCGACCGCGAAGAGCCCATCGCGGAGCCGGACGCGCGTGCTGCCGTCAGCAGGCGCGGCTTCCTCGCGACGGTCACGCTTGCGACCGCGACAGTCGTGGCCTTCACGGCGGGCCAGTCGACGCGTGCGCTCGCGGGGCTCAACCTGTTCGCTCCGCGGGCCATGGGCGTGGGGCCTCAGGGGCTTCCGGTGAACCGCACGGCTCGGGCCGCGGACGTGGTGGAGGCCGCGACATCCGCCGACTGGGCGCTCACGGTCGTCCACGGCGAGAGGAGCGCGGTCTTCAGCCTCGCGGATCTGCGTGCCCTCCCGCTCACCGAGGCGCGCCTGCCGATCGCGTGCGTCGAGGGGTGGAGCCAGGATGCCACGTGGCGCGGCCCACGCGTTCGCGACCTGCTCGACGCCGTCGACGCGCCTCACGACGCATCCGTTCGCGTCGTGAGCCTGCAGACCAACAGCAGGTACGGCCACAGCACGCTCTCGCCTGAGTTCGCCCGCGACGAGCTCACCCTCGTCGCCCTCGACCTCGAGGGGGAACCACTGCATCTCGACCACGGCTTCCCTGCCCGCCTGATCGCGCCGGCCCGGCCGGGTGTGCTGCAGACCAAGTGGCTGAGTGTTCTCGAGGTGATCGTATGA
- a CDS encoding sensor histidine kinase KdpD — protein sequence MLSLADIGIIAGIALLCSLVVAMLAIVVLRLVRRASMYVHLSVIVAAAILSVTLGMIATAQYMYVSEHDLVVTFAVAASSAVVTLGLAVVLGRAFARRSERVRMLAAALGQGQRISPDVTERESSELAALSAELAATGERLALAREQVEAAEASRRELVAWISHDLRTPLAGLRAMAEALEDDLADDPVRFHRQIRVQVDRLSAMVDDLFELSKITSGTLTLNRGPVSLYDLASDAVAELAPIAAARQVELVAPERGDFLVMGDPQELTRVVGNLLMNAIQHSPPSSRILVTTRHGEEDDVVLAVEDAGGGIAEADLSKVFQAGWRATTSRTPSELWGRSAGAGLGLAIVQGIVEAHDGAITVCNVPGGCRFDVRLPRHDAVAA from the coding sequence ATGCTCTCCCTCGCTGACATCGGCATCATCGCCGGGATCGCACTGCTGTGCTCACTTGTCGTGGCCATGCTTGCGATCGTCGTGCTGCGCCTCGTGCGGCGAGCCTCGATGTACGTGCACCTCTCGGTCATCGTCGCCGCGGCGATCCTCTCCGTAACTCTCGGCATGATCGCGACGGCGCAGTACATGTATGTCTCCGAGCATGACCTCGTCGTCACGTTCGCCGTCGCCGCATCCTCGGCGGTTGTGACCCTCGGCCTCGCCGTTGTGCTGGGTCGAGCCTTTGCCCGGCGCAGCGAACGGGTGCGGATGCTCGCCGCAGCGCTCGGGCAGGGCCAGCGCATCTCGCCCGACGTCACGGAACGGGAGAGCAGCGAGCTCGCTGCCCTCTCGGCGGAACTCGCGGCAACGGGGGAGCGGCTGGCACTGGCTCGGGAGCAGGTCGAAGCGGCCGAGGCATCCCGTCGGGAACTCGTCGCGTGGATCTCGCACGACCTGCGCACGCCGCTTGCCGGTCTTCGTGCCATGGCGGAGGCGTTGGAGGATGACCTCGCCGACGATCCCGTGCGCTTCCACCGCCAGATCCGCGTGCAGGTCGACCGGCTCTCCGCCATGGTCGACGACCTCTTCGAACTTTCGAAGATCACGTCGGGGACGCTCACCCTGAATCGCGGACCGGTGTCGCTCTACGACCTTGCGAGCGATGCGGTCGCCGAGCTCGCCCCCATCGCGGCAGCGCGGCAGGTCGAGCTCGTTGCGCCGGAGCGCGGCGACTTCCTCGTCATGGGCGACCCACAGGAACTCACGCGTGTCGTCGGCAACCTGCTCATGAACGCGATCCAGCACTCGCCACCGTCGAGCCGAATCCTCGTGACCACCCGGCACGGCGAGGAAGACGACGTCGTGCTCGCAGTCGAGGACGCCGGTGGTGGCATCGCCGAGGCCGATCTCTCGAAGGTGTTCCAGGCGGGATGGCGCGCCACGACCTCGCGGACACCCTCCGAACTGTGGGGCCGCTCGGCAGGCGCAGGGCTCGGACTCGCGATCGTGCAGGGCATCGTCGAGGCACACGATGGCGCCATCACGGTGTGCAACGTGCCGGGGGGTTGCCGCTTCGACGTGCGCCTTCCCCGCCACGACGCCGTCGCCGCATAA
- a CDS encoding response regulator transcription factor, producing MGSTTSIAARRDVLADRRVLVVEDDPTVREVACNYLKAAGFVVTSAPDGFAALDAVERERPDLIVLDRMLPGIDGAEVCQRIRRTLQVPIIMLTALGSTEDRISGLEVGADDYLTKPFSPRELVLRVKSILRRSVTELTPESAFTLGDFWIDPAARILRKNDQEIALSAREFDLFAFLLKHPRQAFSREQLLKSVWNWDIGDLSTVTVTVRRVREKIEDDPTEPTALVTVWGVGYRLDLAGSDALPR from the coding sequence ATGGGCTCCACCACCTCGATTGCCGCGCGCCGCGACGTGCTTGCCGACCGACGCGTGCTCGTCGTTGAGGATGACCCGACCGTGCGTGAGGTCGCGTGCAACTATCTCAAGGCCGCAGGATTCGTCGTCACCTCGGCGCCCGACGGATTCGCCGCGCTTGATGCCGTGGAACGGGAACGTCCGGACCTCATCGTGCTCGACCGCATGCTCCCCGGTATCGACGGCGCGGAGGTGTGCCAGAGGATCCGACGCACCCTTCAGGTTCCCATCATCATGCTCACGGCCCTCGGATCGACCGAGGATCGCATCAGCGGGCTCGAGGTCGGAGCAGACGACTACCTCACCAAGCCGTTCTCGCCGCGAGAACTGGTGCTGCGCGTCAAGTCCATTCTGCGGCGCAGTGTCACCGAACTGACCCCGGAGTCCGCCTTCACCCTCGGCGATTTCTGGATCGATCCTGCCGCCCGCATCCTCCGCAAGAACGACCAGGAGATCGCGTTGTCCGCTCGGGAGTTCGACCTGTTCGCCTTCCTGCTGAAGCATCCCCGCCAGGCGTTCAGTCGCGAGCAATTGCTCAAGTCCGTGTGGAACTGGGACATCGGAGATCTCTCGACCGTCACCGTAACGGTGCGCCGCGTGCGGGAGAAGATCGAGGATGATCCGACCGAGCCGACAGCGCTCGTGACCGTCTGGGGCGTCGGCTACCGCCTCGACCTTGCGGGGAGCGATGCTCTCCCTCGCTGA
- a CDS encoding class I SAM-dependent methyltransferase, which yields MSSPLLAGPAHGTFGLAADHPYELALRDPQRDVRLHEFGTRAGGSRAASLEVSRYRGAPDTVDRDILTRTRGGVLDLGCGPGRLVEAAVQAGRRALGVDVSATAVALAHERGLPVLRRSVFDPLPREGSWGTVLLLDGNIGIGGDPTTLIERCASLIDAQGLLVVETHAAARRDRRFTARLVDDLGRASLPFAWAEVGAVALRRHARQAGLVVSSQWSAGGRAFVALARG from the coding sequence ATGTCATCACCCCTCCTCGCGGGGCCAGCTCACGGCACCTTCGGTCTCGCCGCCGACCACCCCTACGAGCTCGCCCTGCGCGACCCACAGCGAGACGTGCGCCTGCACGAGTTCGGCACCCGGGCAGGGGGTTCGAGGGCGGCCAGCCTGGAGGTGTCGCGGTACCGAGGCGCCCCGGACACCGTCGACCGCGACATCCTGACGCGCACACGAGGCGGGGTCCTCGATCTCGGATGCGGGCCGGGACGACTCGTCGAGGCTGCCGTGCAGGCCGGCCGGCGGGCGCTCGGAGTGGATGTCTCGGCCACCGCCGTGGCACTCGCCCATGAACGCGGCCTCCCGGTGCTCCGTCGGTCGGTCTTCGATCCGCTCCCGCGTGAGGGATCATGGGGCACCGTGCTGCTGCTCGACGGCAACATCGGGATCGGTGGCGATCCTACGACCCTTATCGAGCGGTGCGCGAGCCTGATCGACGCCCAGGGGCTGCTGGTGGTGGAGACGCACGCCGCGGCACGACGTGACCGGCGATTCACCGCCAGGCTCGTGGACGACCTGGGGCGGGCGAGCCTCCCGTTCGCGTGGGCCGAGGTGGGCGCGGTGGCACTTCGTCGGCACGCACGACAGGCCGGACTCGTCGTGTCGTCCCAGTGGTCGGCTGGTGGGCGCGCCTTCGTCGCGCTCGCCAGGGGGTAG
- a CDS encoding ester cyclase, translating into MPVLTNADIVREYHERVWVRDDLTAIDECWSPSASVAVTGFESSTLDAIREDVARYRGAFTEVEAHILDLIAEGDKVALHWRTSGLHVGPYGSVAATGRVITMEGMDIFRVEDGLIVSCQSLWDGLSVYEQLGVLDYPE; encoded by the coding sequence ATGCCCGTTCTCACCAATGCCGACATCGTGCGCGAGTATCACGAGCGCGTCTGGGTGCGCGACGACCTGACTGCGATCGACGAGTGCTGGTCGCCGTCGGCTTCGGTCGCCGTCACGGGTTTCGAGAGTTCGACGCTCGATGCCATCCGAGAGGATGTCGCCCGCTACCGTGGCGCGTTCACCGAGGTCGAAGCGCACATCCTCGACCTCATCGCCGAGGGTGACAAGGTCGCGCTGCACTGGCGCACCTCCGGTCTCCACGTGGGCCCCTACGGATCGGTGGCAGCAACGGGTCGCGTCATCACCATGGAGGGCATGGACATCTTCCGGGTGGAGGACGGCCTCATCGTCTCGTGCCAGTCCTTGTGGGATGGCCTCAGCGTGTACGAGCAACTCGGGGTGCTCGATTACCCTGAGTAA
- a CDS encoding ABC transporter permease: MNEIASTAAPVFVRARQPRPWAGWGRARTTGAYAAGVLVLLAAWEIAGRAGLADGFVITPGEAVATVFDNKYRDLYWRSAGATFSAAAIGLVIGGVLAAISALLAHQVRSLRRIVDQFAALANSAPWVAVGPVVLVVAGRESGPVAIAALAVYFYFFVSISVGLSASEGSLRDLFSSLGASGWRTATLLTIPRALPSLAEGFKLAAPAALAGTIYGEWYGSSTGLGVLLISGMQGGDVQRLWAASVLAAAGGMVAFGVAALAQWVLRRRYGVGIVSRSEPDTRTTRVRVIQTTLEVVGIAVVLIGAWQLWITVGKVSPLIVPAPAAVFADLVSRPLEYATLVGQTLSTASLALLLGVAVGVVLAIVARLSTFTSGLVVPAMVLLTATPLVAMFPLLARLFGYRDSTVVVIASVLVILPAFVYTRSGLDAALPQHRDVARSLGASATATFRWIGLPSALPHMSTGLRIAASSAIIATVIGESLIGTTGLGVEFTYQYRLLTMAPAFGAAILIVLLSLLVFTVFGWIDRRIHQRWGA; the protein is encoded by the coding sequence ATGAACGAGATCGCCAGCACGGCAGCGCCTGTCTTCGTCAGAGCGCGGCAGCCGAGGCCGTGGGCCGGTTGGGGGCGTGCACGTACGACCGGCGCCTACGCCGCAGGTGTTCTCGTGCTGCTCGCCGCGTGGGAGATCGCTGGGCGCGCGGGTCTGGCCGACGGCTTCGTCATCACGCCGGGGGAGGCCGTCGCCACCGTCTTCGACAACAAGTACCGAGACCTCTACTGGAGATCGGCCGGCGCCACGTTCTCGGCCGCCGCGATCGGGCTCGTCATCGGTGGTGTGCTCGCGGCGATCTCCGCGCTCCTCGCGCACCAGGTGCGGTCGTTGCGACGCATCGTCGACCAGTTCGCAGCGCTCGCCAATTCGGCTCCCTGGGTCGCCGTCGGGCCGGTCGTGCTCGTCGTCGCGGGCCGCGAGAGCGGGCCGGTCGCCATCGCCGCGCTCGCCGTCTACTTCTACTTCTTCGTCTCCATCTCGGTCGGGCTCTCGGCCAGCGAGGGTTCGCTGCGCGACCTCTTCTCCTCCCTGGGCGCCTCGGGATGGCGCACCGCGACGCTCCTCACGATTCCCCGGGCACTGCCGTCCCTCGCGGAGGGCTTCAAGCTCGCGGCCCCCGCCGCACTCGCCGGCACGATCTACGGCGAGTGGTACGGGTCATCCACCGGGCTCGGGGTGCTGCTGATCTCTGGGATGCAGGGCGGCGACGTTCAGCGGCTGTGGGCGGCGTCGGTGCTCGCGGCCGCTGGCGGAATGGTCGCGTTCGGCGTGGCCGCGCTCGCGCAGTGGGTGCTGCGTCGGCGTTACGGGGTCGGGATCGTGTCGCGCAGCGAGCCGGACACGCGGACGACCCGGGTTCGTGTCATCCAGACCACGCTCGAGGTCGTGGGTATCGCTGTGGTGCTCATCGGGGCCTGGCAGCTGTGGATCACGGTTGGCAAGGTCTCGCCACTCATCGTGCCGGCGCCTGCCGCCGTCTTCGCCGACCTCGTGTCGCGGCCGCTCGAGTACGCGACGCTGGTCGGTCAGACCCTGTCGACTGCCTCGCTCGCCCTGCTCCTCGGCGTCGCCGTCGGCGTCGTGCTAGCGATCGTCGCGCGGCTATCGACGTTCACCTCCGGGCTCGTCGTGCCCGCCATGGTGCTGCTCACGGCGACTCCGCTCGTGGCGATGTTCCCGCTCCTCGCACGCTTGTTCGGCTACCGGGACAGCACGGTCGTTGTGATCGCCTCGGTACTCGTGATCCTGCCGGCCTTCGTGTACACGAGGTCGGGTCTGGATGCGGCGCTGCCCCAGCACCGCGACGTGGCGCGTTCGCTCGGGGCATCCGCCACCGCCACGTTCCGGTGGATCGGCCTCCCGAGCGCCCTGCCCCACATGTCGACGGGCCTGCGCATTGCGGCGAGCTCGGCGATCATCGCCACTGTCATCGGCGAATCGCTCATCGGAACCACCGGCCTCGGGGTCGAGTTCACCTACCAGTACCGCCTGCTCACGATGGCGCCCGCATTCGGTGCGGCGATCCTCATCGTGCTGCTGTCACTGCTGGTCTTCACCGTCTTCGGCTGGATCGACCGCCGAATCCACCAACGCTGGGGAGCCTGA
- a CDS encoding mandelate racemase/muconate lactonizing enzyme family protein, translating to MKITAVTPVILGYRKSDPPMSRSFALVRIDTDAGITGWGEASTNWGHSYPTVFASAVTDICASALVGQEPRAIRARLADLHARMDGYLGWDGFTSQTIGAIEMALWDILGRSVDAPVWQLLGGDGGALDLYGTGTTMFEASGQWHAEYFDQALAAGFGAVKVRLGRTQEADVDVVRQVREHVGESVRIGVDSYWFHDARSALALAEKLTDLGVFFFEEPLPQYRAAELAWLAERSPIPIAVGERVFSPRQYGELARTRAAGVFQPDASICGGILASLEIADLAAQAGIAVYPHVGGPTAVGLAANLHWASVASVPLLEYDIDPYQPLVDELSPSLALSAISDGMLAPPTGPGLGVEVPDDIAERFPYIPGETYADVFPQHERGTGEPA from the coding sequence ATGAAGATCACCGCCGTCACCCCCGTCATCCTCGGCTACCGCAAGTCGGACCCGCCGATGTCGCGCAGCTTCGCGCTCGTGCGCATCGACACCGACGCAGGTATCACCGGGTGGGGCGAGGCGAGCACCAACTGGGGACACAGCTACCCCACAGTGTTCGCCTCGGCGGTGACCGACATCTGCGCCTCGGCGCTGGTCGGCCAGGAGCCCCGAGCGATTCGGGCGCGCCTGGCCGACCTGCACGCGCGCATGGACGGCTACCTCGGCTGGGACGGCTTCACGTCGCAGACGATCGGGGCGATCGAGATGGCGCTGTGGGACATCCTCGGCAGGTCCGTGGATGCGCCCGTCTGGCAGCTGCTCGGCGGCGACGGCGGGGCGTTGGACCTGTACGGAACGGGCACGACCATGTTCGAGGCATCCGGCCAGTGGCATGCCGAGTACTTCGACCAGGCGCTCGCCGCCGGGTTTGGTGCTGTGAAGGTTCGACTCGGCCGCACGCAGGAGGCGGACGTCGACGTGGTGCGCCAGGTGCGTGAGCACGTGGGGGAGTCGGTGCGCATCGGGGTCGACTCGTACTGGTTCCACGACGCGCGGTCGGCGCTGGCACTCGCGGAGAAGCTGACCGACCTCGGTGTGTTCTTCTTCGAGGAGCCTCTTCCGCAGTATCGGGCCGCGGAGCTCGCGTGGCTTGCCGAACGGAGCCCGATCCCTATCGCGGTGGGGGAGCGGGTCTTCTCGCCGCGGCAGTACGGCGAGCTCGCACGAACTCGGGCCGCCGGTGTCTTCCAACCGGATGCCTCGATCTGCGGCGGAATCCTCGCGAGCCTCGAGATCGCCGACCTCGCAGCGCAGGCGGGCATCGCGGTGTATCCGCACGTGGGGGGACCGACGGCAGTGGGGCTCGCAGCCAACCTGCACTGGGCGAGTGTGGCATCCGTGCCGCTGCTCGAGTACGACATCGACCCGTACCAGCCGCTCGTCGACGAACTCAGCCCTTCGCTCGCCCTCAGCGCGATCAGCGACGGGATGCTCGCACCGCCCACCGGGCCCGGCCTCGGCGTCGAGGTGCCGGACGACATCGCGGAGCGCTTCCCGTACATCCCGGGCGAGACCTACGCCGACGTTTTTCCGCAGCACGAACGCGGAACAGGAGAACCAGCATGA
- a CDS encoding ABC transporter substrate-binding protein, which yields MVTTAPTHRITRRKLTAALAAVATAGLLAACAAPAETSESAVDDSPVRFAVNWVADVEWASLYVGESEGYFEDEGVSIEIVHGGPNTPAVAQVLAAGQADIGIASDELQLIKANEEGADYVVIGAMYQQSPSSYTWLSSTDISTAEDLVGKRIGGIQGDQIRIDALFKINDLEPDYTFVPMSYDPQPLVDGEVDVITSYATNQPIQLRQAGTDVTDQTFSEFGLKAYGDVIFASRAYLEENEDKVIAALKALIAATEANMADPSIAVDLTVNEYAKDSGLDEAFATEANDGYISFIESDYTDANGILSVDPEYMENEVFAGYLAAGETDLPDVADFVDTSYMKAAHGQ from the coding sequence ATGGTCACCACAGCCCCCACCCACCGCATCACCCGACGAAAGCTGACGGCGGCCCTCGCGGCCGTCGCGACGGCAGGGCTGCTCGCAGCCTGCGCGGCTCCCGCCGAGACATCCGAATCCGCTGTCGACGACAGCCCCGTGCGTTTCGCCGTCAACTGGGTGGCCGACGTCGAGTGGGCCTCCCTGTACGTCGGTGAGAGCGAGGGCTACTTCGAGGATGAGGGTGTCTCCATCGAGATCGTCCACGGCGGCCCCAACACGCCGGCGGTTGCCCAGGTGCTCGCGGCTGGCCAGGCCGACATCGGCATCGCCTCAGACGAACTCCAGCTCATCAAGGCCAACGAGGAGGGCGCCGACTACGTCGTGATCGGTGCGATGTACCAGCAGTCGCCCTCGTCGTACACGTGGCTGAGTTCGACGGACATCTCGACCGCGGAGGACCTCGTCGGCAAGCGCATCGGTGGCATCCAGGGCGACCAGATCCGCATCGACGCGCTCTTCAAGATCAACGACCTCGAGCCCGACTACACCTTCGTGCCGATGAGCTACGACCCGCAGCCGCTCGTCGATGGCGAGGTCGACGTCATCACGTCCTACGCGACCAACCAGCCCATCCAGCTTCGACAGGCCGGCACGGATGTCACGGACCAGACCTTCTCCGAGTTCGGCCTCAAGGCCTACGGCGACGTGATCTTCGCCTCCCGCGCCTACCTCGAGGAGAACGAGGACAAGGTGATCGCGGCCCTCAAGGCGCTCATCGCGGCGACCGAGGCGAACATGGCCGACCCGTCCATCGCGGTGGACCTCACGGTCAACGAGTACGCGAAGGACAGCGGGCTCGACGAGGCCTTCGCGACCGAGGCCAACGACGGCTACATCTCCTTCATCGAGAGCGACTACACGGACGCCAACGGCATCCTCAGCGTCGACCCCGAGTACATGGAGAACGAGGTCTTCGCGGGCTACCTCGCCGCGGGTGAGACCGACCTGCCGGATGTCGCGGACTTCGTCGACACCTCGTACATGAAAGCCGCGCACGGCCAGTAA
- a CDS encoding ABC transporter ATP-binding protein → MTSPTEGPRVEVAGVGKQYGSGVRAVDAIASLDLQLRPGTTTALVGPSGCGKSTLLRIIAGLDHPTSGSVTIDGESPDAYRARGDIAVAFQDPALLPWRSIESNLSLALKLTRRPADAERIAHLLKLVGLEGFEKSRPAQLSGGMRQRAAIARCLVTQPRLLLLDEPFGAVDELTRRRLNLELPVIWQSQPTTTLLVTHSITEAVLLSDEIIVLSPRPAQIVARVDVEIEKPRRADQLTSPEFVDLVARVEHHLGIDSQAAIPA, encoded by the coding sequence ATGACCTCACCAACGGAAGGCCCCCGCGTCGAGGTCGCGGGCGTCGGCAAACAGTACGGGTCCGGAGTGCGCGCCGTCGACGCGATCGCGAGCCTGGACCTGCAGCTTCGCCCCGGCACGACGACCGCTCTCGTCGGCCCGTCGGGCTGCGGCAAGTCCACCCTCCTGCGCATCATTGCGGGACTCGACCACCCGACGAGTGGCTCGGTCACGATCGACGGTGAGTCACCCGACGCCTACCGCGCTCGCGGGGACATCGCGGTGGCGTTCCAGGACCCGGCCCTGCTGCCGTGGCGCAGCATCGAGTCCAACCTCTCGCTCGCGCTCAAACTCACCCGCAGGCCGGCCGACGCCGAACGCATCGCGCACCTCTTGAAGCTCGTCGGTCTCGAGGGCTTCGAGAAGTCGCGGCCGGCGCAGCTTTCCGGCGGGATGCGGCAGCGCGCTGCGATCGCGAGGTGCCTCGTCACCCAGCCCCGGCTGCTCCTCCTCGACGAACCGTTCGGGGCGGTGGACGAGCTCACCCGCCGCCGCCTCAACCTCGAGTTGCCCGTCATCTGGCAGAGCCAGCCGACGACCACCCTCCTCGTCACGCACTCGATCACTGAGGCCGTGCTCCTGAGCGACGAGATCATCGTGCTCAGTCCCCGGCCGGCACAGATCGTTGCTCGCGTCGACGTGGAGATCGAGAAGCCGCGACGCGCCGACCAGCTCACGAGCCCCGAGTTCGTGGACCTCGTTGCCCGGGTCGAGCACCACCTCGGTATCGATTCACAGGCCGCGATTCCCGCATGA
- a CDS encoding isopenicillin N synthase family oxygenase yields MTFRVPAIDISPYISGSPDDAAARDRVAREFAAACREVGFVQVHGHGIPADVIDGLAAASDDFFVGLEPDAKKKYQTPPGINRGYSPPKSEATSLSLGVEPANKMNDFFEAFNVGLTVDDYDADDLLEEQYQQNVWPDVPLFRERVETYMQHARAVSQTLMRMSADALELPTDFFDAAFEHATGTMRMNNYALTPGMNVTLDGELRGMGEHTDFGVITVLWADRVRGLQVLGTDGGWHDVQPDEGALLINLGDITARWTNEHWMSTLHRVKPPVIDGTIIRRRSVAYFHGCNWDAIVEPLPELLAEGEAPLYEPVTATEHMRAKLAGTRAGVLNTKAEREGARVISAK; encoded by the coding sequence ATGACATTCCGCGTTCCCGCTATCGACATCTCTCCCTACATCTCCGGCTCGCCGGATGACGCCGCAGCCCGCGACCGTGTGGCCCGCGAGTTCGCCGCGGCCTGCCGCGAGGTCGGCTTCGTGCAGGTGCACGGGCACGGCATACCCGCAGACGTCATCGACGGGCTCGCCGCGGCATCCGACGACTTCTTCGTCGGCCTCGAGCCCGACGCCAAGAAGAAGTACCAGACCCCTCCCGGCATCAATCGCGGGTACTCGCCGCCCAAGTCGGAGGCCACGAGCCTGAGCCTCGGCGTCGAGCCGGCCAACAAGATGAATGACTTCTTCGAGGCGTTCAACGTCGGGCTCACCGTCGACGACTACGACGCGGACGACCTGCTCGAGGAGCAGTACCAGCAGAACGTGTGGCCGGATGTGCCGCTCTTCCGGGAGCGGGTCGAGACATACATGCAGCACGCGCGCGCCGTCTCCCAGACCCTCATGCGGATGAGCGCCGACGCGCTCGAGCTGCCCACCGACTTCTTTGACGCCGCGTTCGAGCACGCCACAGGCACCATGCGCATGAACAACTACGCGCTCACGCCCGGCATGAACGTCACCCTCGACGGCGAGCTTCGGGGCATGGGTGAGCACACCGACTTCGGCGTCATCACCGTGTTGTGGGCCGATCGCGTGCGGGGGCTCCAGGTGCTCGGCACGGACGGCGGATGGCACGACGTGCAGCCCGACGAGGGTGCACTGCTCATCAACCTCGGTGACATCACCGCACGGTGGACCAACGAGCACTGGATGTCGACGCTGCATCGGGTGAAGCCGCCCGTGATCGACGGCACGATCATCCGTCGTCGCAGCGTCGCCTACTTCCACGGCTGCAACTGGGACGCGATCGTCGAGCCGCTGCCCGAGCTGCTCGCGGAGGGCGAGGCACCGCTCTACGAGCCCGTGACCGCGACCGAGCACATGCGGGCGAAGCTCGCGGGCACTCGGGCCGGTGTGCTCAACACCAAAGCGGAGCGCGAGGGCGCCCGCGTGATCTCCGCGAAGTAG